One genomic window of Medicago truncatula cultivar Jemalong A17 chromosome 1, MtrunA17r5.0-ANR, whole genome shotgun sequence includes the following:
- the LOC25483106 gene encoding E3 ubiquitin-protein ligase RNF12-A isoform X1 produces the protein MAEDMEIDHIIDVPDTPERSNAGNNDRKYVGNPEKRGRAFHVPNEISKCNKYVIISPDKPSPSQNASIFRRAQTEKVSGGLGTSRSSKAEMTEKGKTVSSRIPSKSSHHGHISVFDLTGENGQFQQPKPAFSHRGSRDNTNEDKKELKASIGNTSLPLITNSSNTSRNAVTGKCKLDNTTLPGSNTFMDRGKSVSLSNDSQSQPKAEKQVSLSPRLSTAPRGRGNRRLVRNGCISPQNIATRAKQSAEQSIFQTNNVEQICAGHSVSRNTMSPISVDDIVSEERPGGRLKGKGVLIHPSSNGTIQTDSSSPVVNLEEASGSSNIPRNGYENWERQGGWRTTHNDQHLYDANGHHSRRSYVERLTHRQNMNRLDRSDTGSSQNGKDVPASLIIPQVGQSTGPSTTADSATKRPRKRESSSRNPNVASHNSKTVFVNSSGESSSSSRSCGMDPELAALLSIPSFKNELNEGLDDNDNNISVARAMQLEADERLARELQEQLYNDDYFEGSWVDEHLARVPQDAGGLLHTSTDNHQIPHHTRIPGENRQPRSRPNQNPSNRRRTVPQIPLSNRTTLSRMTTRSSRPTISSRGRGRGRGRARLPRFPLEMDLDMRLDILEALENAVGDFNDLGMPDDIRNAHRDFNEDDYEMLLALDDHNHQHTGASTNLINRLPQSTVQTDNYTEDCAVCLETPVKGDTIRHLPCLHKFHKDCIDPWLGRKSSCPVCKSSIT, from the exons ATGGCGGAAGATATGGAAATTGATCATATTATCGACGTTCCCGATACCCCAGAGAGATCAAATGCAGGAAACAATGATCGAAAATATGTTGGTAATCCGGAGAAGAGGGGTAGGGCCTTTCATGTTCCTAATGAAATAAGTAAATGCAACAAGTATGTAATAATATCCCCGGATAAACCTTCCCCCTCTCAAAATGCCTCCATATTTAGGAGAGCTCAAACTGAGAAAGTTTCTGGTGGACTTGGAACATCACGCTCTAGTAAAGCTGAAATGACGGAGAAAGGGAAAACTGTAAGCTCGAGGATTCCTTCTAAGTCGTCTCACCATGGACATATTTCTGTTTTCGATTTGACTGGAGAGAATGGGCAATTCCAACAACCAAAACCAGCTTTCTCACACCGTGGATCAAGAGATAACACAAATGAAGACAAGAAAGAATTGAAAGCAAGTATTGGGAATACTTCACTACCCTTAATTACTAATTCATCTAATACATCTAGAAATGCTGTCACTGGAAAGTGTAAACTAGATAACACAACACTTCCAGGTTCTAATACTTTTATGGACCGTGGCAAGAGTGTTTCTCTGTCTAATGATTCTCAATCTCAGCCGAAAGCTGAAAAGCAAGTTTCTTTGTCTCCTCGTCTTTCCACTGCTCCAAGAGGTAGAGGGAACAGGAGATTGGTACGAAATGGGTGCATTTCACCACAAAATATTGCAACAAGGGCAAAACAATCAGCTGAACAGAGCATCTTTCAAACCAATAATGTTGAACAGATCTGTGCTGGGCATTCAGTTTCTAGAAATACAATGTCTCCAATTAGTGTTGATGATATTGTTTCTGAAGAGAGACCTGGTGGTAGATTGAAAGGAAAGGGAGTACTTATTCATCCTTCATCAAATGGAACTATTCAGACTGATAGCAG CAGCCCTGTGGTCAATCTTGAAGAGGCCAGTGGTAGCAGTAATATACCAAGAAATGGATATGAAAACTGGGAGAGACAAGGTGGTTGGAGAACTACACATAATGATCAACACTTGTATGATGCGAATGGGCATCATTCGAGGAGAAGTTACGTTGAAAGACTTACTCACAGACAAAATATGAACAGACTGGACAGAAGTGATACTGGGAGCAGTCAAAATGGCAAGGATGTTCCAGCTTCACTGATTATTCCACAGGTAGGTCAGTCAACTGGACCCAGTACTACTGCTGACTCAGCGACTAAAAGGCCAAGGAAACGTGAATCATCTTCTAGAAATCCTAATGTAGCATCTCATAATTCTAAAACTGTATTCGTCAATTCATCCGGGGAATCATCAAGTTCATCCAGAAGTTGTGGCATGGATCCTGAATTAGCTGCGTTGTTATCCATACCAAGTTTCAAAAACGAACTTAATGAAGGTTTAGATGACAATGACAACAATATTTCGGTAGCTCGGGCAATGCAATTAGAAGCAGATGAGAGATTGGCACGTGAACTCCAAGAACAACTATATAATGATGATTATTTTGAAGGCAGTTGG GTTGACGAACATTTAGCACGGGTGCCGCAGGATGCAGGGGGTCTTTTGCACACATCTACTGATAATCATCAGATACCTCATCAT ACACGTATTCCGGGGGAAAATAGACAGCCCCGTTCACGACCtaatcaaaatccttcaaataGGAGGAGAACTGTGCCTCAAATTCCTCTTTCTAATAGAACGACACTGAGTCGCATGACAACTCGATCGTCAAGACCTACCATATCATctagaggaagaggaagaggaagaggaagagcaAGACTCCCTCGGTTTCCTCTAGAGATGGACCTAGACATG AGACTTGATATATTGGAAGCATTAGAGAATGCGGTAGGGGATTTTAATGACCTGGGAATGCCCGATGACATCCGTAATGCTCATCGTGATTTCAATGA AGATGATTATGAAATGTTATTGGCTCTTGATGATCATAATCACCAGCATACTGGTGCATCTACCAATCTGATCAATAGGTTACCACAGTCCACTGTCCAG ACTGACAACTACACAGAGGATTGTGCCGTATGTCTCGAGACCCCTGTCAAGGGAGACACCATTCGCCACCTTCCTTGTTTGCATAAATTTCACAAAGAT TGTATTGATCCTTGGCTTGGTAGGAAAAGTTCATGCCCCGTGTGCAAGTCATCTATCACCTGA
- the LOC25483106 gene encoding uncharacterized protein isoform X2, whose amino-acid sequence MAEDMEIDHIIDVPDTPERSNAGNNDRKYVGNPEKRGRAFHVPNEISKCNKYVIISPDKPSPSQNASIFRRAQTEKVSGGLGTSRSSKAEMTEKGKTVSSRIPSKSSHHGHISVFDLTGENGQFQQPKPAFSHRGSRDNTNEDKKELKASIGNTSLPLITNSSNTSRNAVTGKCKLDNTTLPGSNTFMDRGKSVSLSNDSQSQPKAEKQVSLSPRLSTAPRGRGNRRLVRNGCISPQNIATRAKQSAEQSIFQTNNVEQICAGHSVSRNTMSPISVDDIVSEERPGGRLKGKGVLIHPSSNGTIQTDSSPVVNLEEASGSSNIPRNGYENWERQGGWRTTHNDQHLYDANGHHSRRSYVERLTHRQNMNRLDRSDTGSSQNGKDVPASLIIPQVGQSTGPSTTADSATKRPRKRESSSRNPNVASHNSKTVFVNSSGESSSSSRSCGMDPELAALLSIPSFKNELNEGLDDNDNNISVARAMQLEADERLARELQEQLYNDDYFEGSWVDEHLARVPQDAGGLLHTSTDNHQIPHHTRIPGENRQPRSRPNQNPSNRRRTVPQIPLSNRTTLSRMTTRSSRPTISSRGRGRGRGRARLPRFPLEMDLDMRLDILEALENAVGDFNDLGMPDDIRNAHRDFNEDDYEMLLALDDHNHQHTGASTNLINRLPQSTVQTDNYTEDCAVCLETPVKGDTIRHLPCLHKFHKDCIDPWLGRKSSCPVCKSSIT is encoded by the exons ATGGCGGAAGATATGGAAATTGATCATATTATCGACGTTCCCGATACCCCAGAGAGATCAAATGCAGGAAACAATGATCGAAAATATGTTGGTAATCCGGAGAAGAGGGGTAGGGCCTTTCATGTTCCTAATGAAATAAGTAAATGCAACAAGTATGTAATAATATCCCCGGATAAACCTTCCCCCTCTCAAAATGCCTCCATATTTAGGAGAGCTCAAACTGAGAAAGTTTCTGGTGGACTTGGAACATCACGCTCTAGTAAAGCTGAAATGACGGAGAAAGGGAAAACTGTAAGCTCGAGGATTCCTTCTAAGTCGTCTCACCATGGACATATTTCTGTTTTCGATTTGACTGGAGAGAATGGGCAATTCCAACAACCAAAACCAGCTTTCTCACACCGTGGATCAAGAGATAACACAAATGAAGACAAGAAAGAATTGAAAGCAAGTATTGGGAATACTTCACTACCCTTAATTACTAATTCATCTAATACATCTAGAAATGCTGTCACTGGAAAGTGTAAACTAGATAACACAACACTTCCAGGTTCTAATACTTTTATGGACCGTGGCAAGAGTGTTTCTCTGTCTAATGATTCTCAATCTCAGCCGAAAGCTGAAAAGCAAGTTTCTTTGTCTCCTCGTCTTTCCACTGCTCCAAGAGGTAGAGGGAACAGGAGATTGGTACGAAATGGGTGCATTTCACCACAAAATATTGCAACAAGGGCAAAACAATCAGCTGAACAGAGCATCTTTCAAACCAATAATGTTGAACAGATCTGTGCTGGGCATTCAGTTTCTAGAAATACAATGTCTCCAATTAGTGTTGATGATATTGTTTCTGAAGAGAGACCTGGTGGTAGATTGAAAGGAAAGGGAGTACTTATTCATCCTTCATCAAATGGAACTATTCAGACTGATAGCAG CCCTGTGGTCAATCTTGAAGAGGCCAGTGGTAGCAGTAATATACCAAGAAATGGATATGAAAACTGGGAGAGACAAGGTGGTTGGAGAACTACACATAATGATCAACACTTGTATGATGCGAATGGGCATCATTCGAGGAGAAGTTACGTTGAAAGACTTACTCACAGACAAAATATGAACAGACTGGACAGAAGTGATACTGGGAGCAGTCAAAATGGCAAGGATGTTCCAGCTTCACTGATTATTCCACAGGTAGGTCAGTCAACTGGACCCAGTACTACTGCTGACTCAGCGACTAAAAGGCCAAGGAAACGTGAATCATCTTCTAGAAATCCTAATGTAGCATCTCATAATTCTAAAACTGTATTCGTCAATTCATCCGGGGAATCATCAAGTTCATCCAGAAGTTGTGGCATGGATCCTGAATTAGCTGCGTTGTTATCCATACCAAGTTTCAAAAACGAACTTAATGAAGGTTTAGATGACAATGACAACAATATTTCGGTAGCTCGGGCAATGCAATTAGAAGCAGATGAGAGATTGGCACGTGAACTCCAAGAACAACTATATAATGATGATTATTTTGAAGGCAGTTGG GTTGACGAACATTTAGCACGGGTGCCGCAGGATGCAGGGGGTCTTTTGCACACATCTACTGATAATCATCAGATACCTCATCAT ACACGTATTCCGGGGGAAAATAGACAGCCCCGTTCACGACCtaatcaaaatccttcaaataGGAGGAGAACTGTGCCTCAAATTCCTCTTTCTAATAGAACGACACTGAGTCGCATGACAACTCGATCGTCAAGACCTACCATATCATctagaggaagaggaagaggaagaggaagagcaAGACTCCCTCGGTTTCCTCTAGAGATGGACCTAGACATG AGACTTGATATATTGGAAGCATTAGAGAATGCGGTAGGGGATTTTAATGACCTGGGAATGCCCGATGACATCCGTAATGCTCATCGTGATTTCAATGA AGATGATTATGAAATGTTATTGGCTCTTGATGATCATAATCACCAGCATACTGGTGCATCTACCAATCTGATCAATAGGTTACCACAGTCCACTGTCCAG ACTGACAACTACACAGAGGATTGTGCCGTATGTCTCGAGACCCCTGTCAAGGGAGACACCATTCGCCACCTTCCTTGTTTGCATAAATTTCACAAAGAT TGTATTGATCCTTGGCTTGGTAGGAAAAGTTCATGCCCCGTGTGCAAGTCATCTATCACCTGA